Proteins encoded in a region of the Pseudomonas syringae KCTC 12500 genome:
- the pdxH gene encoding pyridoxamine 5'-phosphate oxidase codes for MTQTLADMRRDYTRDGLTEAQSPDEPFALFHAWFADAVNTEQPPVEANAMTLATVDEQGRPHCRVLLLKGLDTKGFTFFTNYESAKGQQIAARPFAAMTFFWPTLERQVRIEGRVEKVSAQESDAYYQVRPLGSRLGAWASPQSRVIADRDELEGLIRQTEQRFADTQPHCPEHWGGYRLLPERIEFWQGRSSRLHDRLNYRLIDDRWTRERLAP; via the coding sequence ATGACTCAGACCCTGGCCGACATGCGCCGTGATTACACGCGCGACGGGTTGACCGAAGCGCAATCGCCGGACGAGCCCTTTGCACTCTTTCATGCATGGTTTGCCGATGCGGTGAACACCGAGCAGCCGCCTGTCGAGGCTAACGCCATGACACTGGCGACGGTTGATGAGCAAGGACGTCCACATTGCCGCGTCTTGCTGCTCAAGGGCCTGGACACTAAGGGGTTCACGTTTTTCACTAACTACGAAAGCGCCAAGGGCCAGCAGATCGCTGCACGTCCATTTGCCGCGATGACCTTCTTCTGGCCGACACTGGAGCGCCAGGTGCGTATCGAGGGTCGGGTGGAGAAAGTCTCTGCGCAAGAATCCGACGCTTATTACCAGGTGCGCCCTCTGGGCAGCCGTCTGGGTGCATGGGCCTCGCCACAGAGTCGCGTGATCGCGGATCGCGACGAACTGGAAGGCCTGATCAGACAGACGGAGCAACGCTTCGCAGACACCCAGCCACACTGTCCCGAGCACTGGGGTGGCTACCGTCTTTTGCCCGAGCGGATCGAGTTCTGGCAGGGCCGCTCCAGTCGACTTCACGACCGTTTGAACTATCGTTTGATAGACGACAGATGGACACGCGAGCGCCTTGCACCCTGA